A stretch of DNA from Candidatus Deferrimicrobium sp.:
ACGTGGCGGCCCTTTGTTTCCGGGGAACCGAGGAAGAGCTCCGGATGACGGAGAACACGCAGCCGGCGATTTTCACCGTGAGCGTGGCCGCTTTCCGGGTTCTCGCGGCCGAAACCGGGGTCCGGCCCGCCTGTGCGGCGGGGCACTCCCTCGGGGAATATTCCGCGCTGGTTGCGGCCGGGGCGCTTCTCCTGCGGGAGGCGGCCCGGGTCCTGCGGTCGCGGGGAAAATACATGCAGGACGCCGTGCCCGTGGGCGAAGGGGCGATGGCGGCGATCCTCGGGCTCTCCCCGGAACAGGTCGGGGAGGCGTGCCGGGTGGGCGCGGCGCAGGGCGTCGTCTCTCCCGCGAACTTCAACGGCGGCGGCCAGGTCGTGATCTCCGGCGCGGCGAAGGCGGTCGCGGCGGCGTGCGAGGCGGCCAAGGCGGCCGGGGCGAAACGTGCCCTCCCGCTCCCTGTGAGCGCCCCGTTCCATTGCGCCTTGATGCAGCCCGCGGCGGTCCGGCTCGCGCCCGAGCTGCGGGCGATCCCGCAGGGTCCGTTCGCGTTCCCTGTGGTGGCCAACGTGACGGCGGCGCCGTACGGGGCGGGCGAAATCGTGTCCGATATGTTGATCCGTCAGATCACCGCTCCGGTTCGTTGGGAAGAATCGGTCAAGGCGATGCGGGCCGCAGGGGCCGACGCGTTCCTCGAGGTGGGGCCTGGGAAGGTCCTCTCGGGGCTTCTCCGCCGGATCGAAAAGGACGCGGCAACGGGGGCCTTCTGCGGACCGGCCGACCTCGACGGGGCGCGGGGGTTGTCCGCCTGACGTTTTTCGCTGGAACCGCGGGCCGGGACAGGATAAGTATTCGGGGTAAGATAGGGGGAATGGGGATGCGGTTGTCGGGGAAGACGGCGCTTGTGACCGGAGCCTCTCGGGGAATCGGGCGCGCCATCGCCCTGCGGTTCGCCGCGGAAGGCGCCTTCGTCGTGGTGAACTACGCAGGGAACGAGGCGGCGGCCGGCGAAACGCTCGCGGCGATCGCGTCATCGGGGGGGAACGCCGTCCTCTCGCGGTTCGACGTTGGCGACGCGGCGCAGGTCGATGAGGCGGTCAAGGCGATCGTCGCGCAGCGGAGCAGGATCGACATCCTCGTGAACAACGCCGGGATCACCCGGGATAACCTGCTGATGCGTCTGACCGAGGACGATTTCGACGCCGTTGTGCGGACAAATCTGAAAGGGACGTTCCTCGTTACGAAGGTCGTCTCCCGGCAGATGATCCGGCAGCGGTGTGGGCGGATCGTCAACATGAGCTCGGTGGTGGGTGAGATGGGGAACGCGGGGCAGTCGGTCTACGCCGCGACCAAGGCGGGGATCCTCGGCT
This window harbors:
- the fabD gene encoding ACP S-malonyltransferase, whose protein sequence is MGIGLLFPGQASQFPGMGKDLYDAYPVARRTFEEASEALSRDVAALCFRGTEEELRMTENTQPAIFTVSVAAFRVLAAETGVRPACAAGHSLGEYSALVAAGALLLREAARVLRSRGKYMQDAVPVGEGAMAAILGLSPEQVGEACRVGAAQGVVSPANFNGGGQVVISGAAKAVAAACEAAKAAGAKRALPLPVSAPFHCALMQPAAVRLAPELRAIPQGPFAFPVVANVTAAPYGAGEIVSDMLIRQITAPVRWEESVKAMRAAGADAFLEVGPGKVLSGLLRRIEKDAATGAFCGPADLDGARGLSA
- the fabG gene encoding 3-oxoacyl-[acyl-carrier-protein] reductase gives rise to the protein MRLSGKTALVTGASRGIGRAIALRFAAEGAFVVVNYAGNEAAAGETLAAIASSGGNAVLSRFDVGDAAQVDEAVKAIVAQRSRIDILVNNAGITRDNLLMRLTEDDFDAVVRTNLKGTFLVTKVVSRQMIRQRCGRIVNMSSVVGEMGNAGQSVYAATKAGILGFTKAMARELASRAITVNAIAPGFISTDMTQSLPEATRKEFAERIPLGRFGAPEEVAELAVFLASDAAAYVTGQVVGINGGMYM